In the Silene latifolia isolate original U9 population chromosome 1, ASM4854445v1, whole genome shotgun sequence genome, AGGAGAATGACCTTTTTTGGTTGTAAGACACTGGAAGTTATGTGAAACTTATTTTTTTGGACCTTGTACCGTTAGTTTAGTAAGATTGGACGGCATTGTTAATTTACATTACTTTTCGCATTAGCTCTCTTATTCTCAACGCTTTTCTTTTTTCAAATATTCAGTAAACTCTCTGAACTTACTTAAATGTCCTTTCCATCCTCCAGGGGGGAAGGGGAGTTATACAAAACTCTCCTCAAAAGATACTAATAAAGTATTCTGCAAGAGCATTCACAGAAAATTAACTAGAACCTGGCAAATCTTATAAGAGAGTATATGTACAATTAGTATGTGCAAATATCCTGTATCCATGATGAACTGAGCCTAGTGTGGCATTGTTTTTACAGCCTGTGAGCCAGTTCAAACTTGATGTATTTACTAATGAATTTCACAGAATCACAATAGCTTTAGTGCTATCAAAATCCTGGGTACTTATATGATGAATCTTTTTCCTTTCTATGTTTTTCTTTTCAAGTTACATAGTCGTCTATGCTCTTGGCCGTTAAGATATAAAATTGTTTCATGTAGAGCTAGCCTAGTTAAGTGCGATATGTTGCACACTCTGATTTAGTAGTTTAGCTCCCATTTCTATATAAAGCTGCACGGTTTGTGGGAATAGATTAGCGCATGCAGACTTCGCCTCCTGTCACCGCAacatttttttttaagtttttataaaagaaatccggaattcgattttaaaatccctaagtttaccttgactttccattacattttcgttcttcctttttgtttttcattttcccttttttattcgtattttgaggtgtgcgttcacccatggacggttcgaaaggatgattcatgtcagccgaccccaaatcattttgggattaaggctctgatgttgttgttgtggaaaaaaaaaagagaaaaagaagtgTATGAAAGAgggcaattgaaaaaaaaatatacaaatgACTGAAATGAGTGGCTTTTAGGACTTTGAAGGAAGGCTTTGCCGTTCTGTTTCTTTCTGGTAATATTCAGTTCATAAATGTGTTTCAGCTCCTCCTCTACGACCTCGACCTCCCCTACAGTCATTACCATTTCATAACCGTGACAGAGAGAGTAGCAATGACATTCATACAATATTTGGAAGAAGAGATATTCAAAGATTGCTGACGAAATAGTGGATAAAATGCTAGTAAACTTCAGTACAAGTAATCTTTTATGATACATGCACAAATTGACGTACAACTTCTAGTTCTAGGAACTCTTACAATAACATCAACTGGAAACTGAAAGCATCCACTACCTAGAGAGTCACTATACTACGAAATGGTACAACACTGACAATTCTCTGGAAGTAAAAGAAAGTAATATCTTCTACTATGACACCATACTGTACAGGTCGGGTCTCCATAACATGAAATTGTTGAATATTACATAAAAACGAACTAACTCGGCAAATCTAGAGTAAAATATTTCAACGGTACGACATTGTTGAGTTTTTCTAAGGTGTTGTGAGTTTTCAGCTTAGACTTTATAATCTCGGCCATTAACTATGAGCCTCACACATCTTACCTTAGGACTGTCTTCCACAAGTTTTTGTTGAACTAACTAGTTAGAGACATCCTTTTGATAGCAAGGAACAACAACTTATTTACATCAACAGAACAGCATTTTACTTGCATCTTCATCCAATCTCCATAACGTGTCCGGACAATATTCCCACAAGGGAGAAGCCATTGTTGGACATTGGAAACTGTTTCCTTCACTGTACCCATCATATACTGGTTTAATTGGTTCATCTTCTGAAGTAATTTCTTTCCATATGTCATCCATGGAGAATAATTCTTCATCCTTTTTATTCTCaccttttttatatatattttcttGCAGGGCTGATCTGTCAGAAGCTTCTGTGCTCTGAAAGCTACCAGTTGTCTCATTAGCTCTTTTTGAATTCACTGCTGTACTGTTTGACGAGGAATAGGAACTtggcgatgatgatgatgaggaggacgGAGATACTTCTCGTTTCTTCTCTTGGGCTTGCTTCCGCATATGTGTTCTCCAATAGTTTTTGATCTCATTATCCGTTCTTCCTGGTAATCTTTGAGCAATCCGTGACCATCTATATTTAAATTAATAGTACAGCAGTGTTATGCTATGAAAGTATTAATATAAGGATATTTAAAGAATTCAAATGATTTAATGTCGCCTTACTATGCTCTAGTACATACCTGTTTCCCCACTGTGAATGAAGTTCAAGAACAAGCTTCTCTTCATGTGGAGTCATCTTTCCTCTTTTAAGCCCGGGATGCAGATAATTAACCCATCGTAACCGGCAGCTTTTGCCTGTTCTTTTCAAACCTACAAGAAAACCTAGGTTAAACAAGAGAGGCTCCTGCCAAAATTTCCCCATGATTCAAACACGCATACCTATGATTTGTCTCCCGCCACCTTCAAACCTGAAACTTTAGCTATGAAATCCCATCGTCGGTCGCCAAATAATCCTACAAAGCAGACCAGTTCAAGGTCCTCTTGCTCTGTCCATGGACCCTTTCTGGTTTCCTCTTGAACCATTCTGAACTTTTCAGTATGTTCGTTCAGCTTTTACTTCTTGTAAGATGGACACTTCCTGGTTGTGGTGTTTTTGGATGGAAGAGAAGTCTGTTTTGAGCTGCtactatatatacacacacatttTAGACTTTTCTAACCCATGAGATAATCCgcatattttttaaaataatgaTGTTTCTGATCATCACCGTACATGTGTTCACCACACGTCCTTGTCTTATAATGCTCATCTTATCAAGTGATGTAAGCCACTTCCAAATAAATTAAGGTTTATACTTTACATGGAGGATTGATATGCTATGTATAATCTATAGTATTTTGCTGTTGATTGTAAACCGGATAGCAAATCAAGTTTTTGTATtatcatatttatcaaatgaaaTTATTTAGTGATATTATAGAAATGGTTGTTCATCAATTAAAGTAGATCTAATTTTGAAAGCTTATAAGGATCATGATATCAGTCTGTTTCTTTATCTAATTCACTAATTGTGGTAGATTATTAAATTGAGAAAGCCCGGTTGCATGCATTAAACTTTGTGGAGGCCACTAATAGGAATAGGAGGCCTAAGAAAAATAGCAAAAGGACGAGCTTGAAGGAGTACATAAATAAAGCTCTTTTTTTGTGATAACTTATTACTTATCTCATCAAAAGACCTTTTTATTGGATTTACTATTGCTTGTCTATTTTGATAAAATATAGGAGGCTGTATTCAATTTCGCATGGGCAGCTTAAGTCTGATTTGCAGATATTACGAGTGCTCGTGTTTTTACATTCCCTAAACCCTTGATTTAGTCATCTGGACTTGTTTTGATAAAGGTAGGTTTTCACATGTCTGGCTTTGCAACTGATCACCGTCTTCTCATTTTTCTACAATTCGTACACGAAATTGAATATAACATCTTCAGCACCATTAGTAAAAACTTTTTGAGTCGGCTTGAAACTGCATTTCTATCTTAAGAGTAGTTTTGCTTCCCTTTTAGCCACTTGAAACTGCATTTCTATCTTGTGATTATGAAATTATACAAGAGTTaatttggaaaatataaaattttTAACTAGGAACTGCATTTTGCAGGTGCTTCTTAGTTTTCTCCTCCTCTCTAAGAAAATAGTCATAATTGTATAGTGCCCTCTTTAAATTTGACCATCAACTTTGTCCAATATTCTCTTATAATATAAGAAGTACAATACTTAGAACTTTTTAAAAAGAGAATATGAAAATAGTTGTTTTTGATAAAATAGGCGTGACAGTTGATATATATTGTGCCGTTACAACTTTACATATATTTGAAGAAAATTAATGGTCTTTGCTAATTGTCAAAGTCAAAATAGGACAATATAGATAGGATTGTGTTTATACTTTATAATACTAATGTGAGCGAATGAAAAAACTTATCTCTTGTGCTAAGTTACTTTAGGATGGATATATAAATGTTAAGATTGCCAGAGTCATAACTAATGCTGTAATGGCCTCTTTCGTTCCTGAATCCTGATACACCAGCCCTCTCCTGCTTTTTATATGGTTTTTGCATCGAATTGTTTAAGCCAATCGAAGTCTTGAGTTATATTGTTCCATGATTGTGAAGATTCAGGAAatataaaatgggatttacagcGACGTATTTGTTTTAATACTATCCTAAATTATATGCTGTTATTGCCGAAAGACTGGATTGTTCTTTTGCTATTATTTTTTTACTATCATATGGTGATTTTCGTCGGCATCGTAGTGATTTTATGTTATTTGTGAATATAAAAGGAGATACCTGTTAAAACAAAGAATACTTAGTGGCTCTACCAATATCTTGTGGTTGTACAAAATACCTGTCCCtttcgtaccaaaaaaaaaaaacaaaatacctGTCCCTTTCAGAATATCTTTATCTTACCGTCATGGCATTAGCACTAAGAAAAAGTAAAACTAGAATTTACTACAAGAATTGCATTAGCACCAAGAGATAGTAAGATCAGAAGATGTTGAACATGTGTAGATTAACAATATGATATATTATATGCCAGTAGTGTCAAGGGTATATAATTATCAATATTTAgtaggcctgccttactttacggctccgagtgttgggccgtgaaacattgtcacattcaaaagatgtgTGTGACGGAGATGCGTATGTTAAGGTGGATGTGCGGCCAATCggccatacaaggaaagatcgattaaggaatgaggtgattagggggGAAAAGgtgaaagtggcgccaatagaggacaagatgatggaaaaccgactaagatggtttggccatgtgagaaggagacctatggacgcaccaggtTGGAGACCTTGGGAACAGAAAAGGTTGGTAGGGGTAAAGGGAGACCAaaacagacatggttgagagtgatagagcacgatatgagatttctcgggcttgatgagggaatggtgacggagagggcacaatagagggaaatgatacatgtggatttttagtatttgacgttatttgaaatatttaatgtttttatttaatttttaaaactatATTTGTTCTTTTCGGTTTTATTATACCTTTTTATCAATAGCTTtcttatatattaatacttggttcACCTTTAAGGTTTTCCGGACCCTTATGTTTTACTtcgattttcaaaatcgttttaatctttattctcgatttaaattctaagttttataaaagaaatctggacttcgattttaaaaccttaaGTTTACCgtcttttgtattatgtttcactccccttttgtttttcactttttcttttctatgTTTTCGCATTTttaggtgtgcgttcacccattgaCGGttttaaaggatgattcatgtcagccgaccacAAATCATTTTGAGATTAAGGCTCTAATGTTGTTGTATTTGTGGTATGATATTACAGGTGACATGAAGCAAAGTTGGATGTGTGTATTAAATTCAGATAGCCTTTCCTTAGCGTATCAATGGAATGAGAATGAAAGCTCGCAAGCGGACAAATCAGTGTAACGTGTAAACTGTAAAATGCAAGTATGTGACTCCTACTTAATTTTGTTTATCGTGACACCTTCTGTAGATGTAGCTAGGGTTATGACACTTTCTGGCCTCCATCTCCTACAGGCTGAATTTTAAAGCAATTACCATAAAATTCCAGGTGCACAACACTACACCAAATGGGCCTAGGAACAACATTTGCTAGTTTGGATGGCTTTGGGTGATTAGTTTAACTATTTCTAATTGGGGCCTTGGGGGGACAGGTTGCATGTTCATTAACAATGCTCAAAACACTAGTCACACAATCAATGTTCAAAGAAATTAGTACTTCTGACTATTAACTGTCGGCATTGGAGTAAATAGAATGATGTCTTCTGCCTCTACTAGAATTATCTTTCTTGTTTTATCCTTACTTCTTTGTCTTATTTAATCAGTTATTCCAGATGAATATATAATGTCTGGTCATGATCAAGGGCTTAGAAGATGAAAGAATATGAATATTCGtcattttttaaaattattaatcgTTTGTCTTGACCCTGGAGTAACGTATCCTTGATCTTCTGCAGTTAATATTGAAAATCCTACCAAAGAGAATTTGGAATCCCTGATTAAGCTCATATCCATCTTACGATCTTGAAAGAGACTGGACCATTTGCTTTAAAAAGGTATGCGTAATACTACAAAGATTTTAGCGATGAAATGATATCACATAGTAGCATGCTATTACATGTGTCGTTGCTGTATCGTATTTGCCTTTCTTGTTTGTGCTTATTGAGAGGATAGAAAGGAGGATTAGTTTCCACTGATTTTGGGGAGAATAATCATCTTTGCACATTGAGTGGGGAGTCATGCCGCTGGATGATAGGGATTGATTTGTCCACATGATATAACATTGCTTTGTTTCTACTACTTGTTTACTGTGTGGAAAAAGATGATCTCTGCTGATAGGgacattcataatattaatttatgACCTAGGTGACCAACGCTTCAGATTCAGGAAAAAACATATCATAAATTCATAATCATGATTAGAGGGTACAGAATGAAAGagtggaggtgatagcttatgtGTTTGCAGAAGCATAGGAGAGCTGAAAAGCTAAGCTAGTTATCAAGGAGTGATTCCGAGACGTTATTAGTGGATCATTGCTGTCCATAATCTGCTGTCTTTGAATAATGGAGTCATGAGAACAGTGTCATACTCTTTGAGAGAGTAAGGTGTAAGGACAACCCTTTTTGTTTTTTATGGCTGTGGGGTGTGTTACGACCACTAGAGAACCCGAAATCTGCGTTTGTATAGAACTATGGATTACCTTTCTGAAATAGTGAATGAATGAGCTATCAGTCAACTCAAGCAATTATTACTATCGCGAAGAGTAGATCTATTTGTGTTTGGAATTTTCATCAAAACCTGTGCGCTTTCCAATCTTAGACATAAGGCTCTTGCTAGATTAAGCTTTAGTATAGAAAGGAGATATTGTCACTTGAGATAAATATCTCCTGTAAGTACTGATTAGAGTGGCAAAGATGAAGATCGGCTGTTGAGGAACTTACTACTATGAATCAGATACTTTTTCTTGCAACGTACATAAATAAATAAGTTAAACTTTCTCTTGAAATATTTTATTGTGGGTTAACCCACAATTGAAAGATTTTCACCTTTTGAGGTGATATTGGTGGGAATTTCTAATGAAATAAAGTTAGAGCCAATTGTTATGGTATTTTCCAATAAATTTTCCATTTCATGCATGTTCTAGTTGTTTAACCCCAAGCTTGACTTAGCCTAATAGTCAATATGCCTAGTAGTGAGTTTAAAAGTTCAAATGATCACTATTGGTATACTTGTATAAGGCGCTTGCACACAAGTTTATCGTAAAACGGTATTTTAAGTAACCATCTTTACTCACTAAATAAGTTGTGTTTAGATCCGTTGTACAATTACATTAGTGTAAAACTGCCTTACACAAGACTTATTCTTACTTTCATTGTCTTAGAAGTTAGAATGTCCTAGACTGTAGAATTTAGGTGTGGGGATTTGAGATGAGTCTAGTCCAAACATAAGGCCATTGATCTTGCTAAAAATATAGTTTCAGTACCCTTATAGTCATGTACGGATTATTGAATAAAACGTCAAAATCTTAAACTCGTAATTCTCAACAAAATTGGGTATGCTAACTAGTAGTATTAAAGATAGATACTTACTGTATCATGCGGAGGGAAGAAAATGCACAGTGAAATTTGATGGATTATTTTACGATATAACAACATTACCCCATTGcttcaatggctcccgcaaattgcggggtagggGGAGGGGGTCGGATGTACTCTTATTATGGAGTATTTTACTATGACTCGATAAAAAAACGTTACTCGTATTGTTTACACTTTAGTCTTTAGTGGATTTGGGGTGGGGGTGaggagctttgagttgctttttCTGCCTGAATGTAATCCGACTCTTGTATTGCAATAGAGCCAAATGTTGAATATCCCCTGGGCAGAGTGGTTATAGTTTAGTGTACAGCTTACTTTTTTTAAATGGAAGTAAACTGTGTAGGTTTGCGAAAACTATTGCAGGTAATGCATTGACGGTCCATATTATACAAATGTTCTGAAACATCGTTATCGCAACTTGATTACTTGATAATAAGATAAGCCTAGTTGATGGCTGTGGACTTATCtgcaatatattttttttttctccaaTGGAAAATTTAGTGCAACATTGTGACAATCCCATTAGGGAATTGCACGTAAGCATTTACATCAAAAGTTAGGATGTTTAATCTCATCCAAGTGCTTGGTGCATTGCGGCCCCATTTTCATTATTGTGCATATTGACGTAGATGGGGCATGTAGTCTTAAATTGGCAATTAAAATGTGGTGTTAAGATGCCCAATGTAAAGTAATGGGGTAAACCAAGGAACTTGCGATGGGAGGATATGACAAGAATGCTTATGAGTTTGACTGATCTTTTGGCTTCTAGACATCGAATACCTGGCTTTCTTTTACTTCTTCCTGAATGAAAAAGAATTGATAATTTTGATGACATGCGATACAAGATACGATTCTTCTGTCTTCTGATTTCACGTCCCgtattttgggattgttgctcaTTTAAATCTTCGGCTTAGTAGCTATTGAGTGGTGCAAAATTTGTGTCGACTTTgtgtttattcaattattagcctTTTCGTTCACTTGTCAGTCTCATTTCCATGTTGGTGTAATTAGTGTCTCGCTTAATTTCACGTTATGTCTGAAGATTTCGTTAGTTTTACTTTGGTGACTTGAGTTTCAAAATATCTCACTTTAGTGCCCTAAAATATTCTTGACATATATACTTTTcagctatgttactccgacactttaCTTAGCTGCCGTGTCGCGTGTCCGAcacaacacttgacaattttagACCAAAATAATATTGAAAAATTCGCACAAAATAGCCGTATCCGACACTCGATACGTGTCGGATAGTCGGGGTGACAACTTTTTAGCATAGAAACACCATTAGTTTAGATGAAACATCATTAGGTCTGAATTGTAACATTACTACGAGTAAAAtttaagaataaaaaaaatatttaaagtCTGATGAGGTAGTTTATTCAGCAGCATTTTGTGAAGtgtcgattattattattattattctatttTTTATTTAAAAGTACCAAAAATGAAATCTGTATGAGTTACTTATTCGTCATCACCGCTGCCACCTCCGACTGATGTTCTATCATCTTTCTCGTCAGCAGGTTACAAAGATGGAATGTCAGCTTAATCAGGCTGCAAATCTTTTTCAGATGGCAAGCATTTGTCGATACATGACCAAGTAGCAGTTGCTTTCTGAAGGCATATCTGGGGAAATTCCATAATATCATCATTTCAACTGCTCAGCAGTCAGTAAGAAGCCTAATATGCTCTCAGAAGGGTCAGAAATCAGGGAATACAGAGTTGGAGACTTACGACTAAACTTTTCTTTCGCCATCTCCGAAGTTACCATGCCGAGTTGGCTACCCACTTTCAGATATAAAGGCCTTCCAGACTCCCCAAGTAGACTCGAATCAGCGATCTTCTGCTCATCAAATGGTAATACGGAGACCATTGACAGGTTAAATATGTGAATCTACCAACTGATTTTGACATTAGACGCATATTCCTTACTTGTTCGCAAGATTGCCATTCTGAGACTACAATGGAAGTTTTTCTATAACTGTATATTTAGCTAGTAAGGTAGGAATACCATAAATGTATAGTTGATCTGAAAACACTAGTTCTAGACTGGGGTAACTCGCAGCTGTAAGACTGTTGAACATCTGTACATAGATAGTGGAAATTCACAGTGTTATCTGATATCATAACCAACAAAAATGTTTCTGACCATTTTTCCTTTACATGGTTTGACAGGATGCACTCTTCTAGAAGAGGACTCCACTTATCATCTTTCTGTCACCACTATAAATCCAGATTACCTTTTCCGGAGGATTCATAAGATCAAATGATGGCTTACTGAACATTCGTCGCGGCGCCTGTAATACAGCAAGTTTCTAGCACTATCTACAAGTCAAACAGTAAAAGGTACAAATTGCTTCAATGGTTTTACTTACAGTATACCGGATTACTGGGTGCTCAATGTCAATGCATCGCATTTTGGTTTACATGTTTGTGACTTGAGGTATCTTTGTACTTCTGCCAAAGTTCGAAATCATCAGTAACTTACTGCAAGAGAATCGTATACCTTCTCAGTATCCAAATTAAAGTAACAGCACAATCAAAACCATTTTAGCACGACAATGCCAAAAGAAGCGAAGACAAACAACCGCAAGTACGTAGGTGAAGATCACAACATGGAAAACCAACATCTGGATCACCGCTTTCAAAGTAACAGAATGTGAAGGATTGTAGGAGACAAACAGAGACTTGAGCAGTGAGAATTTGATCGAGGAAGAAAGTAAATGAATCTCGTGAGTGATTTTTAAAGCCTAACTCATAATACACGAGGAAATGGGAGTTAAAACTAGACCTAGCTGAGATCGTATGCTTTCTGAACTCTGAATTGTACTCTAAATCATGAAGCAGTTTATATCCAACAAGACAATAACCGTGATCAGCTTCAAGCAAATGCAAATATGCAATGACATTACCAACAATAATCAATTTCCAGTtagaaaaatcaaaataaaatacaTGACACTAAAAGGTAGCACAAATTCAATTGGCAACGTGAGCAAATACAATTATAGTGATAGATAGTAACCTAATCATTAAAATCCAAATCAAATTTGTgatatataatatttgcattgagatcccttaatcgggacCATCACACGgtactattgatttaaaactatatagtataataaatttgtataactttctgtaattacattgaaatcccttggtttctggatttaatatatagtactagtattggtgcccggcttcgcccgggctacctctacttactattaattttttttttcattaaataaaattacttaaagttgcataacccataaatttatcattaatatatttgtatatgacatatcctaaaattacgatgaaataaattttgagacaaattcactactctcgctagtaatattttactcttattaatgaaataatggtaataacatttcactacttggcCGTAATCATTGTtcctttcactactcccgccgtaattattgttaccgtcactactgccgcattaatattgataatttcactactcgatcccgccataattattgttacttttactattgccgcattaatattgattatttcactactctcgttgtttcaaccactttcactaatctcgctgataatattgttacttttactattcaaatgagtgattactatcatataactatatccaatgttactacaattcttttctttactgacgaaattacttttactacttaagcatgtaattttatggggattatatatttatataaatatattacatatatacattaaatcaaatcgaaagaattatgcaatattatatattatggaatctaacttgaattatttataacctacttatattatatttttgtatgttaaataattaacatctctatacatctaataaactataaagtctaataaaattgcatagattttaaatttaatatataattttatgatgataataattaataccataagtgtgcatgtttatattaattaattattttatgttaagaaaattgaccatcttctagtttcTTTAAATaattaggaaaattaccaagcacatcttaattagttattttattttaaggaaattgaccatcttaattaattattttatgttaaataaattgaccatgttttagtctcttacaattgtttaggaaaattaccaagtttctatataatttaattttaatccaaactatataatatttccattgagatcccttaatcgggtccatcacacggtgctagtgatttaaaactatatagtataattaatttgtataactttctttaattacattgaagtccctttgtttctggatttaatatatagtattgattgattcatattaatataattactACTACTCCTAATATTatcattaataataattaataataacattgttaatgttttttttttttttgcaagaattttctttttttattcaTTCGTATagggaataaaaaaaaaaatcacttacAATACTAACCACTACTTTCCTTACGGATAAGGAAAAAGTCACTAGAGAAAGATCAAAAGTCgctattttcttttttttgagaGACAAAAGTCACTATTTCACCAACATTGTTAATGTTAGTTTTTCATATACGAATTTTACTTTTTCACATATATTTTTTTATAAATGTTCTATTTTGTACCATTTTCACCCAAAATTGAACCAAATGAACTCTTAAATCAACATTttcctaaaacttaatttaattgctcaaatgacttaaaacttaAAAGATTGAttttaatttaccaattaataaattaatttacttgtttatcaattattaatattatttgttgagttttaattaatctatCAAATTTAATTTGTTTGTTAACGATGAAATTAGGGTCTGTcgatttttatttaattaattaaattagcaTTGTTGGTGGTTTATGGTGGCTTTCTAATCACTAAAATTAGGATGATACACGTCTATACTTTGAACAACGATCTAGCAAATCGGTGCTccattatttcacctaattagGATTGATGGTGAACCGTGGTTCGTGGTGACTACCTAGctaatcactcaaattagtaattactgttgttgtttttattattattgttattgtttagtTCAgctttattcattcagttcagcCCAGCTCCATTcattttagttcagttcagctccattcagttcagttcagctcagctgtAACACCCCACACACTAAGGTGCCTTGGCAAGACCACCtgatgcatggaagtgctaccatctcggttacccgaggcaatgtatatcaaaatgACCATAAAACAACGTACTTTATTATATAAGTTTAAAGCAATACATAACCAAAATCCAAACTATTAaaagaaatacaactgttccaaattcCAAACCAACTAAAAGAAATTAAAGTTCGATAACACAACAGAAGACTCTAAaagactcgtggtgactcaatcTCAGCTATCCCTTGTgcatccatctcatacctgctcaccatccccgaatggatcaccacagtttttaaaacaattaaacgaggtcagttactgattacacaatataagataaagaaatatcaacaatacatacaatcctccaacaccgtcacatcaccaatcacctgactagcctgaaggccTAGTCTTgtcagattacggccgcaaccagtaatccacaccgtcagtgagggaccgcaaccgttcccatctaagccccTCTCATCAATACCGAGCGGAAACCCATGTTccataatgtgcacatcccctcttgtggcgggttccacatgggtgaatcaagggcgtgaagccactctcgcaagtgactccactcagccgagggcgcacctcgcgaaccacatacaaacaacaaccaactacaacatcaacaattacTAATTCAATACGATATAGGACAATAACATCAATCAACCATCATCAACCAACCAATTACCTAATATacatgta is a window encoding:
- the LOC141617451 gene encoding transcription factor MYB48-like isoform X1 encodes the protein MGKFWQEPLLFNLGFLVGLKRTGKSCRLRWVNYLHPGLKRGKMTPHEEKLVLELHSQWGNRWSRIAQRLPGRTDNEIKNYWRTHMRKQAQEKKREVSPSSSSSSSPSSYSSSNSTAVNSKRANETTGSFQSTEASDRSALQENIYKKGENKKDEELFSMDDIWKEITSEDEPIKPVYDGYSEGNSFQCPTMASPLWEYCPDTLWRLDEDASKMLFC
- the LOC141617451 gene encoding transcription factor MYB48-like isoform X2 gives rise to the protein MTPHEEKLVLELHSQWGNRWSRIAQRLPGRTDNEIKNYWRTHMRKQAQEKKREVSPSSSSSSSPSSYSSSNSTAVNSKRANETTGSFQSTEASDRSALQENIYKKGENKKDEELFSMDDIWKEITSEDEPIKPVYDGYSEGNSFQCPTMASPLWEYCPDTLWRLDEDASKMLFC